Genomic window (Triticum urartu cultivar G1812 unplaced genomic scaffold, Tu2.1 TuUngrouped_contig_5712, whole genome shotgun sequence):
ATTAGGCCTAGTATTTTGCAAATGCATGGCCTGATGGAGAGGCCCAGTCTCAGTCTAGACAACACTCGCCCTGCTGTTGCAAGAAAAGGCTTAGCAACAGAGTATGTACGGTACAGTAGTCTTTTTTTCTGATCAGATGAAAACAGAACGAGattctcaaaaaagaaaaagaaaagatgaaaacAGAACGAGATCTCTGACCCGGTGATTACAAGTCAGGGGCTACAGTAGTCCTAACCCTCGGATGATTTCTAGCGATTGGATCTACAATGGGCTAGCCAGATTGGGCGCTAAAGTGCATTCTATAATTCACGACACAGTAGCAGCCTCAAGTTAGCGCAATGAGAAAACAAGAGAACAAAAATGTGTACTGACACTCTTTGCCACATGTAGTGTGTGGCGCAATGGAGCTCAGACTCACATGAGCTCTTTATAGAATATCAAAAGTGTGTTTGCAACAATGTCGAAGGGAATGGAAATATTCGAACATCAAGTATCACTGCTCCATGTATGGAAGTGACAATATCGGACCTTCACAATGCCGCATGCCGACGATGATGCCGCTGACTTCTCCTCCGAGCTCGCAGGTCTCTTTTCCTGAGTATAGTAGCTGTGCGCTCAGGCGGTTTATCATTCTCCATGTCGCTGTCTGGAGAACCCAGTATACAGGCCAGTGGGTCCTCCATGAGGTTCCCAAATGATCCCTACAAACATGAAGAGAAGAATGATGTTGCTTTGATTTGCTTCGGTAGTATGGATGCAAAAAAGGCATAAACTTTTGCAAGCAAAAGGATGCATAGATTTCCCTCCATAAAACAAGGATGCCTCTTTATGTTCTGAGTTCTTAAAACCCGCAAGATCAGTTGTAAGTCGCATTTTTTTACCGTTGTCTGGACAGACATTGTTATGTCCTTATCCACTGAGTTGTTTGCTTCAATCTCCTTCATCCTTTCCAGATAGGTGCTGTCAACATACGAGTAACGTTGGCGCCACCGGAAAAGTAATTTATCCTGGTATTGATCAGTGTAGAGATTCTCGGCAAAGAAATGCTTTTTTACAGCTTCAACCGATAATTTTTCATCACTATGCTTAGTAAGTATTCTGCAAGTGAAACGAGCAGTTAGCTAGTACACTTGACACAGATTTTTTTTAGCTAATAGCTATTATGATTTAGCAAACCACACATATTAGCGAGCTCCATTTTCAAGCGCTCAAAGGGCTCCTCTTCACGGCCCAATATGTATAGGCTAGTTGCATGCAATgattcataatacatcatcttccCTGCAGTCAAACCAACACCTGGAATATTGCTCCATCAGATTAGCATCTCACTAAAAAAAAGTTTAATGCAAGCACAAGACCAAATACGACTCAATTCATCGAATAATTTTGAAGGTCGTGCCCAAGGTTTATTTCCCTAGACCTGTTTTCTGCCAGGCCAGGAGAAATATGCTAGCAGCTAGCAGGTTCAGTTTAATCTAAATTTTGAAAGACCATCTACTGCTGCAAGTATCTAACAGACTACATGCTTCCTCAATTACGCCAAGTTGTTTTACAGTAAACATAGTGTACTTAAATgaagaaaactgagcatggctaTTGTTCCACAGTAGCCAACATGTGCCCTTCCAATTGAATTTTGGAATATAAATAATGAAAGCAACCTTGCAGAAGTTCAATAACTAGTACATATCGTTAACGTGCCCTAAAAATTGTTTCTAATTCCCAGGCGAGCGCTAACTGGATATCAATTCAATTTTAACAATTCAAAGGAATGAAAAAACAATTACGTAACACTAGTTCTCAGCTAAATTGGCTGGAAAGTTGTATTGGCCTTGGAACAGGACATCTTTAATAACTTGGAAATATAAAGCTTGCATATGCATTTGCATGCCACTATTAATATACAAGGGCCAGTACCAGGTTCATAGTCTTACCAGCAGACAAACCAAGCCTGAATAGTCGAGGCATAGGTTGACCCCCAACAATTTTATGTACTGCAAAACAGAAAATATATAAGCATGTGTGGTACCAACAGTAAACCTCTGCAAGGAAGCTCAACGGTGATAGTTATGCAACTTCATTTTATACAAGAACCCATAGTAGAGATGAATATTCCAGAAACTAAACAGCAATGGCTTATATGTGAAGGAGTCAAGGTGTGGCAGGCAAACGTAAAAAGGAATATCAACATCCTTCAAGAGTTGTTTAATGGGAACACATGATAATAACATAATTACATAAGAAAAACAGTGTGTACTGGTTATGAAAAAGGGAGAATGGATAATCTTCCCATTTGAACAGACACCATTCCTCGGAGGATATGCGGTCCTTTGAAAGGTTGGAAGAGGCCAAGAGGCTATTATTTCTTCGAAGAGAGAACTGTCATGGACATCAAGAAGGGACCGCCCTGGATTGGCTCTTGCATAGACATCAAGAAGGGACTCGGAGCAGACAGTGCTCTGATTTGGTTCTAATAACCGCAATTCACATCCTTTTAAAACACGGGCAAATTTAAGCACCATTCTGTTAAGTGGATTCATAGCACAATTCTACAGTATTAAGCAGCAATTTGTAAGAAAATGGCATCACAGATCCACGAGAGAGAGAGTCACCTTGGCCAGAAGCGAACGCTCCAACGAGACTGACCACCGCGGAGGTCGCGGTGTAGCTCAGGTTCGAGAACAGCATGCAGGCCCGGAGCAGCGCGTCCTCCATCTGGGTCACGTTGCCctgaagcagcagcagcagcagcacaccCAGACCCACAAGATCAATAGGCCATCACCTCGAAGAAAAAAACAACAGTTGGGGCGGGGCGCGCCCCTTGCGAACCTTGGCCCGGATGGAGACCTCCAGCTCCCGCATCGCCTCTCCCTTCTGCAATCAGAGAGAGAAGAAACGCCCGTCATTCCTACGGCGACCGGCACCGAGAAgggggggaaggagaggttggggcGTTTCTTGGGGAAGATCCGGCGAACCTTGCCCATCACTTGCCCCCACATGCCCTTCAGCGTCGCCGCCATCTCCGCGCCACGCGGCGCCTCTTTGCTCTAGGGGTCGGGAAGGGGGACCGGAAGAGGaaccgaggaagaagaagcatCTTGGGAGTTAGGACTGAAAAAACTAATCTACATGGGCCGAAGTTATTGGGTCGCACTTGTTGGATTTCGAGCCTTCGAGGGGTTCTTCCGCCGGCCCGTAGCTTCTGATAGGTTTTTTCCTTTTTAGAGAAAAAACCGTTGTTAGCTGGGAAAAGTATCCTTCTTAAAAAAAACTGGGAAAAGTTTTTTTTTTTGGCAGGCAATTCAAAGAGCTTTATTCAAACAAAAGCATTCCTAGGACAGCCATCAAGTAAGCTGGTCACT
Coding sequences:
- the LOC125529591 gene encoding uncharacterized protein LOC125529591 isoform X2, which translates into the protein MAATLKGMWGQVMGKKGEAMRELEVSIRAKGNVTQMEDALLRACMLFSNLSYTATSAVVSLVGAFASGQGCELRLLEPNQSTVCSESLLDVYARANPGRSLLDVHDSSLFEEIIASWPLPTFQRTAYPPRNGVCSNGKIIHSPFFITSTHCFSYVIMLLSCVPIKQLLKDVDIPFYVCLPHLDSFTYKPLLFSFWNIHLYYGFLYKMKLHNYHR
- the LOC125529591 gene encoding uncharacterized protein LOC125529591 isoform X1; this encodes MAATLKGMWGQVMGKKGEAMRELEVSIRAKGNVTQMEDALLRACMLFSNLSYTATSAVVSLVGAFASGQVHKIVGGQPMPRLFRLGLSAGVGLTAGKMMYYESLHATSLYILGREEEPFERLKMELANIILTKHSDEKLSVEAVKKHFFAENLYTDQYQDKLLFRWRQRYSYVDSTYLERMKEIEANNSVDKDITMSVQTTGSFGNLMEDPLACILGSPDSDMENDKPPERTATILRKRDLRARRRSQRHHRRHAAL